Within the Arthrobacter sp. V1I7 genome, the region TTGACGGCCTTTTCGAGGACGGCGACCGTGGTGACTGCCGCCATGTACCCGGTCTGGTAACTGTTGGCCATGGGCTTCGCCTCGGGGTCGATGGCCGCGATGTCCGTTTCCATCATCTTTTGGCCCTCGGCGGAGGCGTCGCCCCACTCCGTGCCGGTGACCACGAAGCGGGCATTCTGCTTGATGTAGTCGGCGGCGGGTCCGGTGGCGAGGCTGGCGTTGTAGGCGGTGTTGCCGGCCAGCCAGCGGGCGTCAAAGTTCAGCTGCACGGCGCGTACGGCCGCGTTTTGGATGGTGGCGCCGGCTCCGCCGAGGTCAACAACCCCGCAGCCGGCCTCCTTCAGCTTGGAAATCTGCGGTGTGAAGTCCTGGAGTCCGCTCGGGTAACGCACGGCTGCGCCGGTTTTCAAGCCGAGTTCCTTGGCGGCAAAGTTGAAGCCGTTTTCAACCTGTGTTCCGAAGTCATCGTCCTGCAGCAGGGCGCAGTACGTCGCGTCCTTGAGGCCTTCTTTTTCCGCCAGGTACTGGAGCCCCGCAGCGTGATAGGTGGCATAGAACGGGCCGAAAGGAACAAGGTTCGGATTGGAGATCAGCTTTTCGTCCGAGGACGCCGGCACGGCGAGAATGTTGTCCGTCTTCATCTGCGGAAGCAACGCGGACGTAATGCTGCTTCCCAGCACGTTGGTGAACATCAGGACGTTGCTTTTAAGCGAGTTGTACAACGGAACTGCAACTGACGGGTTGTACTCGGTGTCCACGTTCTTGACCTTGATGGTGAAGCCTTCAAGGGGACCGCCCGGCTGGGTAGCCCTGTGGAAGTAGGCCTCCGCGCCGGTGATGTTCGTGGCTGCCGGAGCCCAGATCCCGGACGTCGGCACCATGGAGCCAATGGTGATTGTTTTCGTCGCGGCGTCGAAGCCGGGGACGCTGACCAGCGCCTTGGCACCCTGGCCTGCTGAACCGGCGTCATTGTTGGATACGGCAGTGCCAGCACAGCCGGTGAGCATGAGGGCGGCGGTGGCCGCCAAAGCGAGTGCGCGTCGTCGAGCAGTCATTTTACTTCTCCTTTGAAGGAATTACGGGTAGTAGAACATGGCTGGGGAAAACTGACGTGCAGAAGACCGATTGGGTTGCCGGCGACAAGTCGTCCTGTG harbors:
- a CDS encoding ABC transporter substrate-binding protein → MTARRRALALAATAALMLTGCAGTAVSNNDAGSAGQGAKALVSVPGFDAATKTITIGSMVPTSGIWAPAATNITGAEAYFHRATQPGGPLEGFTIKVKNVDTEYNPSVAVPLYNSLKSNVLMFTNVLGSSITSALLPQMKTDNILAVPASSDEKLISNPNLVPFGPFYATYHAAGLQYLAEKEGLKDATYCALLQDDDFGTQVENGFNFAAKELGLKTGAAVRYPSGLQDFTPQISKLKEAGCGVVDLGGAGATIQNAAVRAVQLNFDARWLAGNTAYNASLATGPAADYIKQNARFVVTGTEWGDASAEGQKMMETDIAAIDPEAKPMANSYQTGYMAAVTTVAVLEKAVKAGDLSREKLLDVAKSLGTVDDMGLAGGAFNYGQNLDERTSGNTVSIFTVDESAKTGLKLKEYGFQSEVAQKYNASVLSK